A part of Deltaproteobacteria bacterium genomic DNA contains:
- a CDS encoding outer membrane protein transport protein — protein sequence MNPRNLSGGLPGGRWRHRLAAMAFLSAALLLPAAARAQSPAIQFGLGSKSMALGGAVSAHADDFAAVFYNPAGLANKTDLQLSAGPQLVIPSFRIQSFSGTRKGSTKTFLANNFGGVVPIGGPFERKLAIGLAAYTPFPTIVSIRIRTPEEPSFVFSEDQLQTPVIAFGAAYRVNQYFSFGAGGQLLVTAKGKIRTSVDLANAAIRQRDTSITIAPTLAPILGVQITPIRYLKLGMFYRGKVKPDFDLPIDVDADIIGFSSSFTSSILFSPAQLGGGLSFEVLEKLILSTDFVYVFSSETPSPGIALRITPTALVAPIVTIDPDPNFSNTYELRAGVEYKLNEDIRFRAGYFRRTSPAPEQVFDTSFLDSTANGFSIGTGVTLKDPTEILQKPFTIDNHFQWTQYQRRTYQRESPLHPIGDLRFKGRVFNIGATFTVRF from the coding sequence ATGAATCCTCGCAACTTGAGCGGAGGGCTGCCCGGCGGACGGTGGAGACACCGGCTCGCGGCGATGGCTTTCCTGTCCGCGGCCCTGCTGCTGCCGGCCGCTGCACGGGCCCAGTCGCCTGCCATCCAGTTCGGCCTCGGTTCGAAGTCGATGGCGCTGGGCGGTGCAGTGTCCGCGCATGCGGATGATTTCGCCGCCGTGTTCTACAACCCCGCCGGACTTGCGAACAAGACCGACCTCCAGCTTTCGGCCGGCCCGCAGCTGGTCATTCCCAGCTTCCGGATCCAGAGCTTTTCCGGTACCCGGAAGGGGAGCACCAAGACATTCCTTGCCAACAATTTCGGCGGTGTTGTGCCGATTGGCGGTCCGTTCGAACGCAAGCTCGCCATCGGACTGGCTGCCTACACACCGTTCCCGACCATCGTTTCTATACGTATCCGCACACCCGAGGAACCCTCGTTTGTTTTCAGCGAGGACCAGCTCCAGACGCCGGTGATTGCCTTTGGTGCCGCATACCGGGTGAACCAGTATTTCTCGTTTGGCGCCGGCGGGCAGCTCCTCGTGACGGCGAAGGGCAAGATACGGACATCTGTGGACCTCGCCAACGCCGCGATACGCCAGCGCGATACGTCGATCACCATTGCGCCGACGCTTGCTCCCATTCTGGGTGTGCAGATCACCCCGATCCGGTACCTGAAGCTGGGCATGTTCTACAGGGGCAAGGTGAAGCCCGATTTCGACCTGCCGATCGACGTGGACGCCGACATTATCGGGTTCTCGTCGTCGTTCACGAGTTCGATCCTGTTCTCCCCGGCCCAGCTTGGTGGCGGTCTCTCTTTCGAGGTGCTTGAGAAACTGATCCTTTCGACCGACTTCGTGTACGTGTTCTCGTCAGAAACACCGAGCCCCGGCATCGCGCTGCGGATCACGCCGACCGCGCTGGTTGCGCCGATCGTCACCATCGATCCGGACCCGAACTTCAGCAACACCTACGAACTGCGTGCCGGTGTCGAGTACAAGCTGAACGAGGATATCCGGTTCAGGGCGGGGTATTTCCGGCGTACAAGCCCCGCTCCCGAGCAGGTTTTCGACACGAGCTTCCTGGACTCCACTGCCAACGGTTTCTCCATTGGCACCGGTGTCACGCTGAAGGATCCGACGGAAATACTCCAGAAGCCGTTCACGATTGACAACCATTTCCAGTGGACCCAGTACCAGCGTCGGACGTACCAGCGTGAATCACCGCTGCACCCGATCGGTGATCTCCGCTTCAAGGGCCGGGTATTCAACATCGGCGCGACATTTACGGTGAGGTTCTGA